The sequence CTATTCGGTATAAAGATCTGGCGCCCTGGTACAGTTATGTCGAGCGATTTGTTGGCATAACCGGTAATCGCGACGGTCTGGCAACGTTGCCCGATGGTGAGTTTCTGCCTGCGCACGAAATGTCGTGTGTGGAGACACATTTTCGAAACGAAATCGGAAAGCGTTATTCAGATCGTCATGTCATTATGGGTCGGGCGGCCCACCTAACCCAGCCAACGTCTGTTCATGCCCAGCAGGGCCGGGCGCAGTGCCAGAATCGATTACTTTGTGAGCGAGGATGTCCGTATGGCGGTTACTATAGCAGCAATGCGTCGACACTGCCGTGGGCAGCTAAAACTAGTAAATTAACTCTCAGGCCGCATTCGGTTGTTCACTCACTGATTTATGATGAGACGAAAAAGCGGGTAAAGGGCGTGCGGGTTATCGATTCAGCTACCCGCGAAATGGTCGACTATTTTGCCAACGTTATCTTTCTGAACGCATCGGCTCTCAATACAAACCTGATCCTGCTCAATTCGACGTCACATCGGTTTCCAGCTGGGTTAGGAAACGACAATGGATTGTTAGGCAAGTTCATTGCTTTCCATAGCTACCGGGGCCGTATTTCGGCAGAATTTGACGGACTGCTTGACTCAACCAACCGTAGTCAGCGGCCCAATAGCTGTTACATTCCCCGGTTTCGCAATGTCGTTAAACAGGAAACCGATTTCCTGCGCGGTTACGCGTCTACATTCAGTGCATCGCGGTCGGCTCTGCAAAACTCGGATCTGATCGGTGCATCCTTAAAAGAAAAGCTATTGGAGCGACAACTGGGGCCCTGGCAGATTGGCTCAAGCATGATGGCAGAAACTATTCCAAAAGAAATTAGCACGGTTCAGCTTGATAAAACCCAGACCGATGCCTGGGGTATTCCTCAGCTTCGCATTTCGGTTGCCTTTGACGATAACGACGAGAAGATTCTCAAAGACTTTTTTCAGCAGTTTACGGAAATGTATGCCCAATGCGGTTTTACAAATATAAAGACGCTGGACACGCAACGACGGCCGGGTAGTGAAAACCACGAGATGGGGGGTGTTCGGATGGGAAAAGATCCGCAAACTTCTCTCTTGAACAAATGGAATCAGTTGCACCATTGCACAAATGTGTTTGTAACGGACGGGGCCTGTATGACATCGACCTCTACCCAGAACCCTTCATTGACCTACATGGCGCTAACCGCTCGTGCTGCTGATTATGCCGTAAAACAACTAAAAGAAGGGAAGTTGTAGTTTAAAAAATAGTTCAGGCCGATTTTGTTGGAACGCAGGCAGCAACAGTATTCTCAATCCTCTCTTTATGAACGAACTCAATCGCCGAACCTTTTTGCAATCAACTATTGGCTTACTGGCAACCGTTGGTACGGCAACTGCCTTGAGTCCTGGCAGGCAAAAACCATTATTGGCATTTTCGACACTTGGTTGCCCGAAATGGTCTTTAGCGACCAGTCTGGAGGCCGCTGCAAAAAATGGCTACGATGCTATAGAAATCCGGGGTTTGCAGGGGGAAA comes from Spirosoma aureum and encodes:
- a CDS encoding GMC oxidoreductase, with product MANLIGDSLAAHTFDAIVVGSGISGGWAAKELTKNGLRTLVLERGRDVKHITDYPTMMLNPWEVEHRGQLPLKVRQENPIVSRNYAFREDTMHFFSKDNEQAYIQEKPFDWLHGYQVGGRSLTWGRQTQRWSDFDFEGPARDGFAVDWPIRYKDLAPWYSYVERFVGITGNRDGLATLPDGEFLPAHEMSCVETHFRNEIGKRYSDRHVIMGRAAHLTQPTSVHAQQGRAQCQNRLLCERGCPYGGYYSSNASTLPWAAKTSKLTLRPHSVVHSLIYDETKKRVKGVRVIDSATREMVDYFANVIFLNASALNTNLILLNSTSHRFPAGLGNDNGLLGKFIAFHSYRGRISAEFDGLLDSTNRSQRPNSCYIPRFRNVVKQETDFLRGYASTFSASRSALQNSDLIGASLKEKLLERQLGPWQIGSSMMAETIPKEISTVQLDKTQTDAWGIPQLRISVAFDDNDEKILKDFFQQFTEMYAQCGFTNIKTLDTQRRPGSENHEMGGVRMGKDPQTSLLNKWNQLHHCTNVFVTDGACMTSTSTQNPSLTYMALTARAADYAVKQLKEGKL